In one Salvelinus sp. IW2-2015 linkage group LG26, ASM291031v2, whole genome shotgun sequence genomic region, the following are encoded:
- the matk gene encoding megakaryocyte-associated tyrosine-protein kinase isoform X6: MQRYRHIPILRMATKCLVFGTQCVAKSDHSQPKTGELAYRKGDILTIMRTGTGKEHYKARHNTTGEEGLISATNMREREAIRVDPSLSLMPWFHGKISGPEAVSKLRPVEDGLFLVRESIRHPGDYVLCVGYSSQVIHYRVMYQHRKLTIDNTQYFYNLIDMIEFHSKHKGAIATKLLKPKDKEGTKSAELELSKTGWLLDIRKLTLGESIGEGEFGAVFEGDYIGQKVAVKNIKCDVTAQAFLEETTVMTKLQHKNLVRLLGVIVDNGLHIVTELMAKGNLVNFLRTRGRFVIRTGQLLRFALDVCEGMEYLESKRLVHRDLAARNILVSNEGVAKVSDFGLTKVDCKASDNAKLPVKWTAPEALKKEKFSTRSDVWSYGVLLWETFSYGRQPYPKMSCLEMDRNPGQVA; encoded by the exons ATGCAGCGTTATAG GCATATTCCAATCTTGAGGATGGCAACG AAGTGTTTGGTGTTCGGCACACAATGTGTTGCCAAGAGTGACCACAGCCAGCCCAAAACTGGTGAACTGGCCTATCGCAAAGGAGACATCCTCACTATTATGAGAACAGGAACA GGGAAAGAACATTACAAGGCCAGACACAACACCACAGGAGAGGAAGGACTCATCTCTGCCACCAACATGCGAGAGCGAGAGGCCATTCGTGTCGACCCCAGTCTCAGTCTCATGCC CTGGTTCCATGGGAAGATCTCAGGTCCCGAGGCGGTGTCCAAGCTGCGGCCTGTAGAGGATGGCCTGTTCCTGGTGCGGGAGTCCATCCGCCACCCTGGTGACTATGTGCTCTGTGTCGGCTACTCCAGCCAGGTCATCCACTACCGAGTCATGTACCAGCACAGGAAACTGACCATCGACAACACCCAGTACTTCTACAACCTCATAGACATGATAGAG TTCCACTCCAAGCACAAGGGAGCTATCGCCACAAAACTTCTGAAGCCCAAAGATAAGGAGGGCACCAAGTCAGCTGAGTTGGAGCTGTCTAAAA cGGGGTGGCTGCTGGACATCAGGAAGCTGACCTTGGGAGAGAGTATCGGAGAGGGGGAGTTTGGAG CGGTGTTTGAAGGAGACTACATTGGCCAGAAGGTGGCAGTAAAGAACATTAAATGTGATGTAACGGCACAGGCATTCTTAGAAGAGACCACTGTTATGAC GAAACTGCAGCATAAGAACCTGGTGCGGTTGTTGGGGGTGATCGTAGACAATGGACTGCACATCGTCACAGAGCTCATGGCCAAG GGTAATCTGGTGAACTTCCTCCGGACGAGGGGCCGTTTTGTCATTCGCACTGGCCAGCTACTACGTTTTGCACT agaTGTGTGCGAGGGCATGGAGTACCTGGAGTCTAAGAGGTTGGTTCACAGAGACCTAGCGGCCCGTAACATCCTGGTCTCCAACGAAGGCGTGGCCAAAGTCAGTGACTTTGGGTTGACCAAGGTGGACTGCAAGGCCTCGGACAACGCTAAACTACCAGTCAAATGGACAGCCCCTGAGGCCCTGAAGAAAGAG AAATTCTCCACGCGGTCAGACGTATGGAGCTATGGTGTTCTCCTCTGGGAGACGTTCTCCTACGGTCGACAGCCCTACCCCAAGATG